Genomic DNA from Acidimicrobiales bacterium:
TCGCCGTCTCAGGTGGCATGAACCGCACGCCACGCACTGATGCCCGATCGTTTCGGGCAACGACTGCTCGCCTTCTGACGCTCCTGCTCGCCCTCACACTGGCGGCTTCCGCCTGCACGTCTGGCAGCGGGAGCGAAGGTGCAGCGCCCACGATCACCACGACCGACGATGACCCGACAGAGACCGGGCGTGGCTGGTTGGACGGCAGCCCAGCCGACGCCGATGCCTCGTTCGGCGGCGGCGACGAGGAAGCCATGGCGACGGCAGAAGGCGACATGGCGATGACCACCACGATGGCCAGCGGCGGCGAGGCGGCCGAGAGCGCAGACGGGGCGCGGGTGGTGATGGAGGAGCCGATCGATGCCGGGCCACCTCGGGCGGGCAGCATCGACGACAACGAGTCGTTCCAGGACTACCTGGCCTACCTCGAACGAATCGCCGGTCTCGGCCTACCGGTACGAGCGGTCGACGTGAGCACTCAGCATCGGGTGGTCGTCACCGGCACGAATGGGCTTCCGGTGGCCGGCCTGCCGGTAGTCGTGCGGCAGGGCGACGTCGAAATCGGGTCGGTGCGGACGGGCGCCGACGGTATTGCGCTGCTCCATCCCTCGGCGATGGCCGGGTGGGACGGCGCCGGCCAGCTCGTGGCGGTGGCCAGCGGCGTCGAGGTGGCGCTCGACGCCCCGACCGTCGAGATCGCGCTCGACCAACCGGGGGGTGTCGACGGAGCGATTGCGCTCGACGTGCTCTTCCTGATCGACGCCACCGGTTCGATGGGCGACGAGATCGAACGCCTGAAGCAAACCGTTGAGGAGGTGACTCGTCGGGCATCGGCGCTCGACACGCCGATCGACCTGCGGCTGGCCCTGACGGTGTATCGGGACGAGGGCGATGCCTACGTGAGTCGGACCTTCGACTTCACCGGTGACATCGACTCCTTCCGCCAGGCGCTATCGGAGGTCGTCGCCGAGGGTGGTGGCGACTATCCCGAGGCGCTCGATGAGGCGCTGGCCGATGCGTTGACCAAGCCCAGTTGGCGCAACCCTGACACGACCATCCAGCTCACGTTCCTCTTGGCCGACGCGCCGCCCCAGGTCGGTCGGCAAGTCGACCAGCCTTACGACGCCAGCATGACGATGGCCGCCGAGCGCGGCATCCGGATCTTCCCGATCGCCTCGTCCGACAGCGACGACCAGGCCGAGTACGTCTTTCGTCAACTCGCCCAGTTCACCGGCGCCCGATTCGTGTTCCTGACCTACGGGGTTGGCGGTGCTGCGCTTGGCGAGTCGAGTGACATCGAATCGATCGACTACGAGGAACTGCCGCTCGAGGATCTGCTCGTTCGTCTGATCGCCGAGGAGTTGGCCGACCTGACTGGGACGGACGTTGCCCTCCCACCAGCGCAGTCGACGACCACGACGACCGAGCAGTGATCCGGTTGGGTGTCGAGCAACTGTCTCAGGTCTGCAGTTCCAGAACGTCGGCGACACCCTCGATGGCACTCGGCCACGACGAGGGTGGCTCTGCTGGACGAATGACGAACTTCGAGAATCCCACGGCGAGAAATGCTTCGATCTGTTCGGCGAGTCCGGCAACACCGATCGCGATCACGTCGTCGGCGTCGAGGTCGTCGCGGCGGGCCGCGACCGACGCTCGGACCGCCGGCGAGATCGACCGCTCGACCCAGGTGAGGTTGACGCCGAAGTGCTCGCGGTCGATCGTTCGGCCGGCTTCTTCGGCCGCGGCGTCGATGACCGCCTTGCCGGCGGCCGCCTCGGCCGGGGTGCAGAGACCTGGCATCCAACCCTCGCCGATCCGACCGCAACGACGCAGCGCCGCCGGTACCTGACCACCGAGCCACATCTCCAGCGGTTGCTGTTTCGGCCGCACGGCGAGCTGGACGTCCTCGTATCGGTGGTGTGTGCCGGCGAAGGTGAGTGGTTCACCTCGCCACAGTGTCCGCATGATGTGCATCGATTCCTCGAGCATGCGGGTGCGCTCGCCGGCGTCGACGCCCTGCGCTGCCAGTTCGGCTGGCTGACGGAGACCGAGGACGGCGTTGATCAGGACCCGGCCACCCGACAGCTGGTCCAGTGTCGCCAGCTGCTTGGCCAGCAGCACCGGGTTCCGACCGGGGAGGATGAGGTGGGTCCCGAGCTTGAGCCGATGGCGTCGGCCGGCCGCGACCGAGAGGGCGGCGATCGGGTCCAGGGTGGACGTGGTGACGACGTCGGGCACCCAGATCGAGTCGTACCCGAGGTCGTCGACGGCGTCGACGAGATCGAGGAAGGCCGCCGCATCGTCGGCGACCCCGACGCCTGCCGCCACGCCGATGCGCACTTTGAATCCTGCGGTCATGCGCCGTGTCTAGCCGACCACCCGCACCTTTGGAGAGTTGACACCTCTGAGCGGCATCAACTCGCCAAAGGTGCCGTCAGTCGGTGGGGCCGATGGGGAAGCGGGTGGCGATGTGATGGTTGGCCGAGCGTTGGGCGGTGACGGCCGCGGCGAGGATCAGGCCACCGCCGACGAGCTGCACCGCCCGCATCGGCTCGTCGAGCAGCGCAGCGGCGAACACGAGCGTGAAGGCCGGCTCGGCGGTGGAGATGACGGCAGTGGGCGCGGCGCCGATTGCCTGGATGCCGGCAAAGAGCAGCGGGATGGCGATCAGCGTCGGCACGATCACGACGGCGGCCACGATGATCCACTGGCCTGCCCCCGACGGGAGGTCGAGCCGACGCTGGGTGGCGAGGTCGAGCAGTGTGAACCCGACGACGGCGCCGACCATGCTGTGGGCGGCGATCGAGAGCGGTGGGACGCCCTCGAACGCCATCTCTCCGAGCAACATGTAGCCCGCAAGGGTGGCGCCGGCGGCCGCGCCGAAGGCGAGGCCCGCGCTCGACGCATCGGCTCCCGACGGCGCTCCGAGGATCACACCCAGGCCGGCAAGCGCGACGCCGACACCCACGATCTGGAGCCGGTTCGGTCGCGTGCCGAGTACGGCGGCGTAGAGGATGACGAAGGCCGGTGCGAGATAGAGGAGGAGCGCAGTGGTGCCGGCCGAGATGCGGTGGAGCGCGGCGAAGTAGAAGCTCGTCTGGGTCGTGTAGACGAGGCCGGACCCGAGCAGGAGCACGCGGGTGTGCCGAGGAAGCGTCGAGCGGAAGGCGCCGAACGTGGCGAGCACGGCCGCCGCCACCCCGAATCGCCACTGCAACAAGGTGTTGCTCCGCAGTCCGTCGTCGGCGGCGAGACGGCCGAAGATGGCGAGGGTGGCGAACGCAGCGGCCGACACCAGGACGTAGCCCACGCCTCGTGGCGAAGCGCCTGGAGCAGGGTGGTCGATGTGCAGCTCCCTCGGCGACCTGGGCACGACGCTGGACGCTACCGTCGGTCGGCCCCACACGGTCGCACGGTTGCCCGAGCCGCAACCTTGGCGAGTTGTTGCCGCTCAGGGGTGTCAACGCTCCAAAGGTGCGTAGGTGTTGGTGAGCTGGTGGCCGATGTCGGCCAGGAGGGTTCGGACGGTGGCCGGTTCGACCAGTTCGAGTGCCGCGCCGAGCCCGGCCACCAGGCCGGCCAACGCCTGCTCGCTCTGCGCCGCCATCGTGACGTCGTAGCGTCCGTCGGGTCGGGGCTCGCCGATGGTGAGCGAGGAGCCGAAGAGAAATCTGAGCGGCCCCAGGGTCCAGGGATCGGCGATGCCGGTGGCGGTCACCGGACGTTGACCCCGATCGACCGATTCGGTGATGGCGGCCCAGGCCTCGCGCAGGTCGAAGTCGGCGGGCGTCTCGCTCGGCTCGTCGAGCACCTCGACGCCGGTGACCCGACTCACACGGAACGTTCGCTGTCCCTTTGCGGTCATGGCGACCAGGTACCAGACGCCCGCCTTGGTGACGAGCCCGAGCGGATGCACCACACGGACACTCGGCGCCGCGTTGGCGCCCCGGTAGGCGAGTTCGACCTGGCGTCCGGCCAGCAACGCCGACTGCAGCGGTTCGAGGAAGTCGAGTGGCTCGGGACGGTCGTTGCGTCCCCATCGAGCCGGATCGATCATGACCGCCTCGGACGCCCGAGTTGCTTCGCCCCGGAACGACTCGGGCAGCGCTTGCACCAGCTTCTGCGCCGCCGATCGCAGGGCCGGGCTGGCCACCGCCGAGGTCCCGACCGTCAGGAACAAAGCCTGCGCCTCAGATGCCGTGAGCCCGGTGAGATCCGTGCGAGCGTTGCCGATCAACTGCCAGCCGCCGCCCCGCCCTCGTTGGGGGTAGACGGGAATACCGGCCATCGACAGCGCCTCGAGGTCACGGCGGGCGGTGCGAACGGAGATTTCGAGTTCTTCGGCGAGTTCATTGGCAGTCACCCGTCCCCGAGCTTGGAGGACGAGCAGGGCAGCTACGAGTCGGTCGGCGCGCATGATTCGAGCATTTCATACAAAGTGGCCACCAGATGGCCACTTCATCCGTTCACGATGCGATCCATGACTGAAACCATCACCTCCAGCCCCAACTCCACCGCTGCTGCTCACGTCGATGTCGCTCCGAACGGCGCACTGCCGGACCTGCGTCCCTCGTTCGACACGGTCGTCGATCTCGCTCGAACCGTGATCGATGCCATCGGACCCGATGATCTGCGCCGGTCGACGCCGTGCAGCGACTACGACCTCGGCCAGCTGGCGTCGCATCTCGTCGCCGTGATCCAACGGGTGGCGGCCGTTGGACGTCACGAGGATCCCTGGTCGGTCCCGCAGGAAGCTGCGGGTCTGGAGCCGAGCGGTTTCACGGCTGCGTGGGACGCCGCCGTCGCCGACCAGCGTTCGGTGTGGGCCGATGACTCGGTGCTCGGAGCAACGCTGGTCCTGCCCTTCGGCGAGTTCCCCGGTGCTGTGGCGATCGCGACCTACATCGGTGAGGTGCTCGTGCACACCTGGGATCTCGCCTCGTCCCTGGGGATCGAGGTCGACTGGCCGACCGAGATCGTTGAGCGTGCCGTGATGGGGGCGAAGATGAAGCTGCCCGAGGAGGGGCGGGGTGAGTACATCCCGTTCGATCCGGTGGTGCCGACTGCCGAGGACGCCCCGGCGATCGACCGGCTGGTGGCATGGATGGGCCGCAGGCCCTGACCCGGGTGGTCGTGATGGGCCGCAGGCCCTGACCCGGGTGGTCGTGATGGGCCGCAGGCCCTGACCCGGGTGGTCGTGATGGGCCGCAGGCCCTGACCCGGGTGATCGTCGAAATTCGAAGGGCCTTGTCACAGGCCTTGGATAGGTTCTCGCTATGCATGCAGTCGAAGCCGTTGGGCTTGTCAAGCAATACGGAGAGAAGCGGGCCCTCGATGGTCTCGATCTCGAGGTACCGCAGGGCAGCGTGCTGGGGTTGCTCGGGCCGAACGGTGCGGGCAAGACCACGTCGGTCCGCATCCTCACCACGCTGCTCCGGCCCGACGGCGGCCGGGCGTTCGTCGACGGCATCGACGTCGGCAGTGAACCGGCGAAGGTGCGAGCTCGGATCGGCCTCACGGGTCAGTACGCGGCTGTCGAAGAACGGCTCACCGGTCGCGAGAATCTCGAGCTCATGGCCCGCTACTTCCACATGAACAAGGCGGCCACCACGGCTCGCGCTTCTGAGTTGCTCGAACGATTCGATCTCGTCGATGCCGGCGATCGAGTGGCCAACACCTACTCCGGTGGCATGCGTCGCCGCCTCGACATCGCCATGAGCCTCGTTGCCCGCCCGTCGGTGTTGTTCCTCGATGAACCCACCACCGGCCTCGACCCGCGCTCGCGGCTCGGGATGTGGTCGCTCATCGAGGAGCTCGGCGAGGAGGGCACCACCGTGTTGTTGACCACGCAATACCTGGAAGAGGCCGACCAGTTGGCCGATTCGATCGTCGTCATCGACCATGGCCACAAGATCGCCGAGGGCACCGCCGACCAGCTCAAGGATCAGATCGGCGGTGATCGGATTCGGGTGTCGATCGCCAATCAGGCCAACATCGAGATCGCTCGGGCTGCCCTCGCACCGCTCGCCACCGGCGACGTCATCGTCGATCCCGATGCGCCGCTCACCATCACGGCTCCCATCCCGGCCGGCGGCGGGGTGATCCCTGCCGCCATCCGAGCATTGGACGACGCCGGGGCCAAGATCGTCGACGTCGAGGTCCGCCGGCCCACCCTCGACGACGTCTTCCTTTCCCTCACCGGCCATGCCACTGACAGCGAGGAGTCCTCCGAATGACCGCCACCGACACCCGGGTCGGCTCGACCCCGGCCAACTTCGAACAGCCGCACGGCCTCCGTCCTGCAGTGCAAGACGCTCTCACCGAGGCGGGTCGCCATCTGCGGGTCATCCCTCGCAACATCGAACTGCTGATCTTCGCCGCGGTGCAGCCCATCATGTTCGTGCTGCTGTTCGCGTATGTCTTCGGTGGCTCGATCGCCGTCGACGGGTTCCGCAACTATTACCAGTACCTGATGCCCGGCATCTTCGCCCAGACCGTGGTCTTCGGTTCGGCGTTCACCTCCATCGGGATCGCCGAAGACATGACCAAGGGCCTGATCGATCGGCTCCGTTCGCTGCCGATCACGCAGGCGTCGGTGCTCATCGGTCGCACGTTGTCCGATCTCGCCCGCAACGTCTTCACCTTCGTGATCATGTTGGCGGTTGCGTTCGTGATTGGTTTCCGGTTCGAGGGTTCGCTGCTGGGCGCACTGGGTGCCACCTTGCTGTTGCTGGCATTCAGCTACGCACTCAGCTGGGTGCAGGCACTCATCGGCCTGTCGGTGAAGTCGGTCGAGGCCGCCAACTCCGGCGGTTTCATCTGGATGTTCCCGGTCACGTTCGTGTCGTCGGCGTTCGTGTCGACCGCCACGCTTCCTCGACCACTCGAGATCTTCGCCAACGCCAACCCGTTCACGGTCGTCACCAACGCCGCCCGGGCGCTCTACAACGGTCACGACGTCGGGAACAACGGCTGGTACGCGATCGCCTATGCGGTTGGGATCACGCTTGTCTTCGCCACGCTCTCGATCCGCAAGTTCGACTCGGCGTCGTCGTGATCTGATCGACTCGACATCGACCCCCGCACCGCGGCGTGAATCAGCGGAGGGCGTCGAGATACCTCCAGCGTCCGTCTTCTCTGACGAAGCGGCTGTGCTCGACGAGTTGCTGCACGCTCTCGCCTGACGCGGCTTCCCTCAGTCGGGCGATGAAGGCAACCTCGCCGACGTCGTCCTTCGGGCCGCCCGCCACCACCTTGGTGATGGTCAGGCCGAGCCACTCGGTGTCGTGATCGAGATCGATGCGGTCGGGGCGGGTCGACGAATGCCACGAGATCTCGAGGAACGCCCGGCGATGCAAAACGAAGGCGCTGTAGCGGGCGCGCATCAGTTGTTCCGCGGTCACGGCGAGGGTGGGGTCGGCGTGGATGCGCCCGCAGCACAGGGTCACCGGTGATCCGGAACCACACGGGCACGACGCCGGGCCGGACGAGGTGGCCGGGAGCGAAAGGCCCAGTGGCGACGGCGGTCGTTGGTTGGCCATGTCGGCACGGTAACCGGTTGCCGGCGGGTCACCGGTGAGCCCGGCGGACGAAGAAATCCGTCGCTGTCGTCGGCGGCCGGGTTCTACGATCGAGCGATGTCGATCGTCGCCATCACGAGTGCTCGAGATCTCGACCGCTACCGGGCCCTCCGCCTCGAGGCCCTTGCCACCGACCCCGACGCGTTCGGGTCGACGATCGACCACGAGACGGAGTTCGATGACGCCGAGTGGGCTCGGCGAATGGACTCGTTCCGCGGTGAGCCCGGCCAGATCCTCGTGGCGACGGACGACGGCCGCGACATCGGCGTCGTCGGTATCGGCGTTCGGCGCGCGCCGGTCGAACATCTCGCCACACCGTCGCACATCGATGCAGTCCTCTGGGGCATGTGGGTGCGACCCGCCGACCGGGGGAGGGGTGCGGCCCGCGAGCTGATCGACGCTGCGATCGGGTGGGCACGGCGACACGATGCCACGGATGTCGTCCTCGCCGTTCGACGTGACAATCACGCAGCGATCGAGCTCTACCGATCGGTGGGGTTCGAGGACACCGACTCGGCGGGGCTCACGGTGGGCGGACCCTGCTCGGGCGAACTCGAAATGCGTCGACCCGTCGGTTGAGGCGGGAGTAGCGTCGGGCGCATGGCCACCCGTTACGACGAACTGTCCGATGCAATGATCTCGTGGATCGACCGCCAGCCGATGTTCTTCGTCGGCACGGCTCCGTTGGCCGGCGACGGGCACGTGAACGTGTCGCCGAAGGGCATGGCCGGCACGCTCAGCGTGATCGACCCGACCACGGTGGCCTACCTCGACCTCACCGGGAGCGGGATCGAGACCGTGGCCCATTTGGCGGAGAACGGGCGCATCACGCTGATGTGGTGCGCCTTCGAGGGACCGGCCCGCATCGTGCGGGTGCAAGGCACGGGAACTGCCGTTCTTCCCGGAGACGACCGGTGGGACGAGCTGGTCGAGCGGTTCACTCCCTCCCGCGGCGCTCGAGCGATCATCGTGGTTTCCGCCGATCGTGTTTCGGATTCCTGTGGTTTCTCGGTGCCGCTGATGCAGTTCGAGGCCGACCGCACCCGTTTGTCGGACTGGACCGACAACCGCAGCGACGACGAGCTCGTGGAGTATCGGGCGACGAAGAATGCCGTCAGCATCGACGGGTTGCCGGGCTTGACGCCGGCTTGAGCCAACGTTGAACGGATCTTCATGATTCGTTCGGACTACGTGGTTGGGTGAGGTCACCGGTCAATGAAGGGCACCGATCGTGTCGTTACGTTGATGTGCCCATGATTCGTGACGAACTTCTGAACGCCGTCTTCGCCGCACTCGGCAGTCTCGGCGTCGACGAGGTGCCCGACGGTGTCGTCATCGAGCGGCCGGCCCGACCCGAACACGGTGACTGGTCCACCAACGCCGCCCTCGTGTGCGCCAAAGTCGTCGGGACGAATCCGCGCAGCCTCGCTCAGCGCCTCGTCGACGAACTGTCGGCGAATCCGCCGCGCCACGTGGACGAGTTCGAGATCGCCGGTCCCGGCTTCGTCAACTTTCGTCTGGCGCCGACCTGGCTCCACGAGGTCTTGACCGAGGTGGTGACCGAAGGGCCCGACGCCTATGCCCGGATGGACCAGGGAGCCGGACGCACCGTCAACATCGAGTTCGTTTCGGCCAATCCCACCGGCCCGCTGCACGCAGGCCATGGTCGCTGGGCCGCCTACGGCGACTCGGTTGCTCGGATCCTCGAGCGTGTCGGGTGGGACGTACACCGTGAGTTCTACATCAACGATCGCGGCGTCCAGGCCGAGCAGTACGCCCGCTCGCTGGTGGCCCGTCGCAACGGCGAAGAGCCGGCCGACGACGGCTATCGCGGCGAGTACATCGCCGAGTGGGCGGCGCTGATGCCCGCCGATGCCGATCCACTCGAGTGGGGACTGGCCCACGCTCGGGCACACCAGGAGGCGTCGCTGTCGGCGATGCACGTCGAGTTCGA
This window encodes:
- a CDS encoding ABC transporter permease gives rise to the protein MTATDTRVGSTPANFEQPHGLRPAVQDALTEAGRHLRVIPRNIELLIFAAVQPIMFVLLFAYVFGGSIAVDGFRNYYQYLMPGIFAQTVVFGSAFTSIGIAEDMTKGLIDRLRSLPITQASVLIGRTLSDLARNVFTFVIMLAVAFVIGFRFEGSLLGALGATLLLLAFSYALSWVQALIGLSVKSVEAANSGGFIWMFPVTFVSSAFVSTATLPRPLEIFANANPFTVVTNAARALYNGHDVGNNGWYAIAYAVGITLVFATLSIRKFDSASS
- a CDS encoding LLM class flavin-dependent oxidoreductase; translated protein: MTAGFKVRIGVAAGVGVADDAAAFLDLVDAVDDLGYDSIWVPDVVTTSTLDPIAALSVAAGRRHRLKLGTHLILPGRNPVLLAKQLATLDQLSGGRVLINAVLGLRQPAELAAQGVDAGERTRMLEESMHIMRTLWRGEPLTFAGTHHRYEDVQLAVRPKQQPLEMWLGGQVPAALRRCGRIGEGWMPGLCTPAEAAAGKAVIDAAAEEAGRTIDREHFGVNLTWVERSISPAVRASVAARRDDLDADDVIAIGVAGLAEQIEAFLAVGFSKFVIRPAEPPSSWPSAIEGVADVLELQT
- a CDS encoding pyridoxamine 5'-phosphate oxidase family protein, producing the protein MATRYDELSDAMISWIDRQPMFFVGTAPLAGDGHVNVSPKGMAGTLSVIDPTTVAYLDLTGSGIETVAHLAENGRITLMWCAFEGPARIVRVQGTGTAVLPGDDRWDELVERFTPSRGARAIIVVSADRVSDSCGFSVPLMQFEADRTRLSDWTDNRSDDELVEYRATKNAVSIDGLPGLTPA
- a CDS encoding GNAT family N-acetyltransferase, whose product is MSIVAITSARDLDRYRALRLEALATDPDAFGSTIDHETEFDDAEWARRMDSFRGEPGQILVATDDGRDIGVVGIGVRRAPVEHLATPSHIDAVLWGMWVRPADRGRGAARELIDAAIGWARRHDATDVVLAVRRDNHAAIELYRSVGFEDTDSAGLTVGGPCSGELEMRRPVG
- a CDS encoding ATP-binding cassette domain-containing protein → MHAVEAVGLVKQYGEKRALDGLDLEVPQGSVLGLLGPNGAGKTTSVRILTTLLRPDGGRAFVDGIDVGSEPAKVRARIGLTGQYAAVEERLTGRENLELMARYFHMNKAATTARASELLERFDLVDAGDRVANTYSGGMRRRLDIAMSLVARPSVLFLDEPTTGLDPRSRLGMWSLIEELGEEGTTVLLTTQYLEEADQLADSIVVIDHGHKIAEGTADQLKDQIGGDRIRVSIANQANIEIARAALAPLATGDVIVDPDAPLTITAPIPAGGGVIPAAIRALDDAGAKIVDVEVRRPTLDDVFLSLTGHATDSEESSE
- a CDS encoding TIGR03086 family metal-binding protein, whose translation is MTETITSSPNSTAAAHVDVAPNGALPDLRPSFDTVVDLARTVIDAIGPDDLRRSTPCSDYDLGQLASHLVAVIQRVAAVGRHEDPWSVPQEAAGLEPSGFTAAWDAAVADQRSVWADDSVLGATLVLPFGEFPGAVAIATYIGEVLVHTWDLASSLGIEVDWPTEIVERAVMGAKMKLPEEGRGEYIPFDPVVPTAEDAPAIDRLVAWMGRRP
- a CDS encoding YafY family protein, whose translation is MRADRLVAALLVLQARGRVTANELAEELEISVRTARRDLEALSMAGIPVYPQRGRGGGWQLIGNARTDLTGLTASEAQALFLTVGTSAVASPALRSAAQKLVQALPESFRGEATRASEAVMIDPARWGRNDRPEPLDFLEPLQSALLAGRQVELAYRGANAAPSVRVVHPLGLVTKAGVWYLVAMTAKGQRTFRVSRVTGVEVLDEPSETPADFDLREAWAAITESVDRGQRPVTATGIADPWTLGPLRFLFGSSLTIGEPRPDGRYDVTMAAQSEQALAGLVAGLGAALELVEPATVRTLLADIGHQLTNTYAPLER
- a CDS encoding YchJ family metal-binding protein, with protein sequence MANQRPPSPLGLSLPATSSGPASCPCGSGSPVTLCCGRIHADPTLAVTAEQLMRARYSAFVLHRRAFLEISWHSSTRPDRIDLDHDTEWLGLTITKVVAGGPKDDVGEVAFIARLREAASGESVQQLVEHSRFVREDGRWRYLDALR
- a CDS encoding vWA domain-containing protein, which encodes MNRTPRTDARSFRATTARLLTLLLALTLAASACTSGSGSEGAAPTITTTDDDPTETGRGWLDGSPADADASFGGGDEEAMATAEGDMAMTTTMASGGEAAESADGARVVMEEPIDAGPPRAGSIDDNESFQDYLAYLERIAGLGLPVRAVDVSTQHRVVVTGTNGLPVAGLPVVVRQGDVEIGSVRTGADGIALLHPSAMAGWDGAGQLVAVASGVEVALDAPTVEIALDQPGGVDGAIALDVLFLIDATGSMGDEIERLKQTVEEVTRRASALDTPIDLRLALTVYRDEGDAYVSRTFDFTGDIDSFRQALSEVVAEGGGDYPEALDEALADALTKPSWRNPDTTIQLTFLLADAPPQVGRQVDQPYDASMTMAAERGIRIFPIASSDSDDQAEYVFRQLAQFTGARFVFLTYGVGGAALGESSDIESIDYEELPLEDLLVRLIAEELADLTGTDVALPPAQSTTTTTEQ
- a CDS encoding DMT family transporter, which produces MPRSPRELHIDHPAPGASPRGVGYVLVSAAAFATLAIFGRLAADDGLRSNTLLQWRFGVAAAVLATFGAFRSTLPRHTRVLLLGSGLVYTTQTSFYFAALHRISAGTTALLLYLAPAFVILYAAVLGTRPNRLQIVGVGVALAGLGVILGAPSGADASSAGLAFGAAAGATLAGYMLLGEMAFEGVPPLSIAAHSMVGAVVGFTLLDLATQRRLDLPSGAGQWIIVAAVVIVPTLIAIPLLFAGIQAIGAAPTAVISTAEPAFTLVFAAALLDEPMRAVQLVGGGLILAAAVTAQRSANHHIATRFPIGPTD